A stretch of the Halorussus salinus genome encodes the following:
- a CDS encoding ATPase, T2SS/T4P/T4SS family yields the protein MSDERDAGGDASDEESRRDHADRGRDGSDRHAREDDSGVEGADDTTDRTVGGPDADGERDADDSDADANGERDADESNADADGDAEEPDEGAGSDAGDSDRDAGTDDDSAEETDAADDAASAVEIEEAETDDSPTAPDDEDVADDADSDAESGGGDESDPDDESADSDDEDLRPEDDTAADDDATDDFEDGNAEESGDDEETDDSGSDEDREDSGDDESTEDSEDEESAENPEDDESEGPGALEISDEKLASAGVTVGEYDWDEFKGEFFYEDGSPPTNWRGKARPFEPEEFLGHDPAETGERVEEGAETAAGLSAYFEEYLDPEQTPVALGEYLWEHFRYEYYYDGEGMALPRDEDGEVVPFDRSEWLGHDDFGASVFESGLAVTDLSSSFEEWLDPATTPVTKGEYYWEHFKYEYYYTDTDVTAPERPRDDEGDIDRFEKDEWLGFPEEDIEELLAEGAHDARKLLQIEDERTLDVPEELDEDAFFSTVEGHTTLVNRYDLEKEVALPKKQHFRERDRYWVNKPYSFVVIFHSAKENETKYYLVEPHCTPIEEDLKEFLTKKLRSSIKYSSDDVVVEAEEQERAEVIERETLQLLARYDLYAENDGERAEQLADLLDRYDETRDAVRAYVERLREETDEAIEPVREFVEERRERRAEAADRADDGDAELGDAADSDPEAVEGAEPGSEDSSADADAATDPDDAADGEEVAADGGAVGDDASAESEVGSAESEVESADEPDAPAPWQPDEPDPATEVSATADEGDLPATTDDEDRTEPRVRLDEYLDLDFEAEGTLREQLRAAVEAKIEELRPDDDGGLDGIMVRPEPVLIEEDSDDLSEYQAEKLLYYLRRDFVGYERIDGIKHDINVEDISCDGYNAPVFVYHTDYEQVITNVYHGKGELDDFVVKMAQRSGKGISKRQPQVDATLPDGSRAQLTLGREVSDHGTNYTIRQFKDVPFTPVDLVNWNTFSLEEMAFMWLAIENHKSLIFAGGTASGKTTSLNAVSLFIPSNTKIVSIEDTREVELPQRNWIASVTRPSFSDDDKGDVDEFDLLEAALRQRPDYIVMGEIRGEEGRTLFQVMSTGHTTYTTFHADTVGEVLKRFTTEPINVSKTLFTALDLVSIQTQTRVQGSKVRRNKSLTEINEYSAENDEINVQDIFQWRAEDDEYMRLSGSNTMDEIMFDRGWDRDRLEKEILKRRVILAYLIKNGLNEYTQVAATVQAFINDPDTILTLVANEKLEESLQDLREMESVQIDVDPKKEEMVPRPDPSEDIYELAKGILAEAEDRLLDDYRGADADVEGLAVALAESAEPTDAPAEIRPDSDEGGPPRDAPRSGDSTGEPDTPFGGDLLDSEPRDESPVEDTESVGPEDSVRNVNDAGELGNFPDVYDETEDGSGDDFGEGSDLGDGSDPGDEFGSGDGFGSGEGLDPEEFADEIVGGGDPDGDDAGDDTDSFGDFEAAFDADSDRDDATEEDPT from the coding sequence ATGAGCGACGAACGGGACGCCGGGGGCGACGCCTCCGACGAGGAGTCACGGCGGGACCACGCGGACCGGGGCCGGGACGGGAGCGACCGACACGCGCGAGAAGACGATTCGGGAGTCGAAGGTGCGGACGACACTACAGACAGAACTGTGGGCGGGCCGGACGCCGACGGCGAACGCGACGCCGACGACTCCGACGCGGACGCCAACGGCGAGCGGGACGCCGACGAATCCAACGCGGACGCCGACGGCGATGCCGAGGAACCGGACGAGGGCGCGGGGTCCGATGCGGGCGACTCGGACCGCGACGCGGGGACCGACGACGACTCGGCCGAGGAGACGGACGCGGCCGACGATGCGGCTTCGGCCGTCGAAATCGAGGAGGCGGAGACCGACGACTCACCGACCGCGCCCGACGACGAGGACGTGGCCGACGATGCGGATTCCGACGCGGAATCGGGCGGTGGCGATGAGTCCGACCCCGACGACGAAAGTGCGGACTCCGACGACGAAGATTTACGACCCGAAGACGACACCGCCGCGGACGACGACGCAACCGACGACTTCGAAGACGGGAACGCCGAGGAGTCCGGAGACGACGAGGAGACGGACGACTCCGGAAGCGACGAGGACAGGGAAGACTCCGGAGACGACGAGAGTACAGAAGACTCAGAAGACGAGGAGAGCGCCGAGAACCCCGAAGACGACGAGTCCGAGGGACCGGGGGCACTCGAAATCAGCGACGAGAAACTCGCCAGCGCGGGGGTCACGGTCGGCGAGTACGACTGGGACGAGTTCAAAGGCGAGTTCTTCTACGAGGACGGGAGTCCCCCGACCAACTGGCGCGGGAAGGCCCGACCGTTCGAACCGGAGGAGTTCCTCGGACACGACCCGGCCGAAACCGGCGAGCGCGTCGAGGAGGGCGCGGAGACCGCCGCGGGCCTGAGCGCGTACTTCGAGGAGTACCTCGACCCCGAGCAGACGCCGGTCGCGCTCGGCGAGTACCTGTGGGAACACTTCCGCTACGAGTACTACTACGACGGCGAGGGGATGGCGCTCCCCCGCGACGAGGACGGCGAAGTCGTCCCCTTCGACCGGAGCGAGTGGCTCGGCCACGACGACTTCGGGGCCAGCGTCTTCGAGAGCGGGCTGGCGGTCACGGACCTGAGTTCGTCGTTCGAGGAGTGGCTCGACCCCGCGACGACGCCGGTCACGAAGGGCGAGTACTACTGGGAACACTTCAAGTACGAGTACTACTACACCGACACCGACGTTACCGCACCCGAGCGACCGCGCGACGACGAGGGGGACATCGACCGCTTCGAGAAAGACGAGTGGCTCGGCTTCCCCGAGGAGGACATCGAGGAACTCCTCGCGGAGGGCGCACACGACGCCCGGAAGCTCCTGCAAATCGAGGACGAGCGCACCCTCGACGTGCCCGAGGAGTTGGACGAGGACGCCTTCTTCTCGACGGTCGAGGGCCACACCACGCTGGTCAACCGCTACGACCTCGAAAAAGAGGTCGCGCTCCCGAAGAAACAGCACTTCCGGGAGCGGGACCGCTACTGGGTCAACAAACCCTACTCGTTCGTCGTCATCTTCCACTCGGCGAAGGAGAACGAGACCAAGTACTACCTCGTGGAACCGCACTGCACGCCCATCGAGGAGGACCTCAAGGAGTTCCTGACGAAGAAGCTCCGGTCCTCGATAAAGTACTCCAGCGACGACGTGGTGGTCGAAGCCGAGGAGCAAGAGCGCGCCGAGGTCATCGAGCGCGAGACCCTGCAATTGCTGGCGCGCTACGACCTCTACGCCGAGAACGACGGCGAGCGCGCCGAGCAGTTGGCGGACCTCCTCGACCGCTACGACGAGACCCGAGACGCCGTGAGGGCCTACGTCGAACGCCTCCGCGAGGAGACCGACGAGGCCATCGAGCCGGTCCGGGAGTTCGTAGAGGAGCGCCGCGAGCGACGCGCCGAGGCGGCCGACCGAGCGGACGACGGCGACGCGGAACTCGGAGACGCGGCGGACAGCGACCCGGAAGCGGTCGAGGGAGCCGAACCGGGGAGCGAGGACTCCTCGGCCGACGCCGATGCGGCGACCGACCCGGACGACGCGGCCGACGGCGAGGAGGTCGCCGCGGATGGCGGCGCGGTCGGCGACGACGCGAGCGCCGAGTCCGAAGTCGGGTCCGCCGAGTCCGAAGTCGAGTCCGCCGACGAACCGGACGCGCCCGCGCCGTGGCAACCCGACGAACCGGACCCCGCGACCGAGGTCTCTGCGACGGCCGACGAGGGCGATTTACCCGCGACGACCGACGACGAGGACCGGACCGAACCGCGCGTCCGCCTCGACGAGTACCTCGACCTCGACTTCGAGGCCGAGGGCACCCTGCGCGAGCAGTTGCGGGCCGCGGTCGAGGCCAAAATCGAGGAGCTACGGCCCGACGACGACGGTGGTCTCGACGGCATCATGGTCCGGCCCGAGCCGGTTCTCATCGAGGAGGACAGCGACGACCTCTCGGAGTATCAGGCCGAGAAGTTGCTCTACTACCTCCGGCGGGACTTCGTGGGCTACGAGCGCATCGACGGCATCAAGCACGACATCAACGTCGAAGACATCTCGTGTGACGGGTACAACGCGCCGGTCTTCGTCTACCACACCGACTACGAGCAGGTCATCACGAACGTCTACCACGGCAAAGGGGAACTGGACGACTTCGTGGTCAAGATGGCCCAGCGGTCCGGAAAGGGCATCAGCAAGCGTCAACCGCAGGTGGACGCCACCCTCCCGGACGGCTCGCGCGCACAGCTCACCCTCGGCCGCGAGGTCAGCGACCACGGGACCAACTACACCATCCGGCAGTTCAAGGACGTGCCGTTCACCCCGGTGGACCTCGTGAACTGGAACACCTTCTCGCTGGAGGAGATGGCGTTCATGTGGCTCGCCATCGAGAACCACAAGTCGCTCATCTTCGCCGGGGGTACCGCCTCCGGGAAGACGACGAGCCTCAACGCGGTGTCGCTGTTCATCCCGAGCAACACGAAAATCGTCTCCATCGAGGACACCCGCGAGGTCGAACTGCCACAGCGCAACTGGATTGCATCCGTCACCCGACCGTCGTTCAGCGACGACGACAAGGGCGACGTGGACGAGTTCGACCTACTGGAGGCCGCGCTCCGTCAACGCCCCGACTACATCGTGATGGGCGAGATTCGGGGCGAGGAGGGCCGCACGCTCTTCCAAGTCATGTCCACGGGTCACACGACCTACACCACGTTCCACGCCGACACAGTGGGCGAGGTGCTGAAGCGGTTCACGACCGAACCCATCAACGTCAGCAAGACGCTGTTCACCGCGCTCGATTTGGTCTCCATCCAGACCCAGACGCGGGTACAGGGGAGCAAGGTCCGGCGGAACAAGTCGCTGACCGAAATCAACGAGTACAGCGCCGAGAACGACGAGATAAACGTCCAAGACATCTTCCAGTGGCGCGCGGAGGACGACGAGTACATGCGCCTCTCGGGGTCGAACACGATGGACGAAATCATGTTCGACCGCGGATGGGACCGCGACAGACTGGAGAAAGAGATTCTGAAACGCCGGGTCATCCTCGCGTACCTCATCAAGAACGGCCTGAACGAGTACACGCAGGTCGCGGCCACCGTTCAAGCGTTCATCAACGACCCCGACACCATCCTGACGCTGGTGGCCAACGAGAAGTTAGAGGAGAGCCTGCAGGACCTCCGGGAGATGGAGAGCGTCCAGATAGACGTGGACCCCAAGAAAGAGGAGATGGTACCCCGGCCCGACCCGAGCGAGGACATCTACGAACTCGCCAAGGGCATCCTCGCGGAGGCCGAGGACCGCCTGCTGGACGACTACCGCGGGGCCGACGCCGACGTGGAGGGACTCGCGGTCGCGCTCGCGGAGTCGGCCGAACCGACCGACGCGCCCGCCGAAATCCGCCCCGATTCCGACGAGGGCGGCCCGCCCCGAGACGCCCCGCGAAGCGGCGATTCCACCGGCGAACCCGACACTCCCTTCGGCGGCGACCTGCTGGACTCGGAGCCGAGAGACGAGAGTCCGGTCGAGGACACCGAGTCGGTCGGCCCGGAAGACAGCGTCCGCAACGTCAACGACGCCGGAGAACTGGGCAACTTCCCCGACGTGTACGACGAGACCGAAGACGGGAGTGGCGACGACTTCGGTGAGGGTAGCGACCTCGGAGACGGTAGCGACCCCGGTGACGAGTTCGGTTCCGGGGACGGATTCGGCTCCGGCGAGGGACTCGACCCCGAGGAGTTCGCCGACGAAATCGTCGGCGGCGGGGACCCGGACGGCGACGACGCCGGTGACGACACTGATTCGTTCGGCGACTTCGAGGCGGCCTTCGACGCCGACTCCGACCGCGACGACGCGACCGAGGAGGACCCGACATGA
- a CDS encoding type II secretion system F family protein, translated as MSHGTSGPERSADSLADTFYPLFEYLFDDEGDFVADVERKLAEARMPDTVELYLSRGLAVGVLSGALLWLLGTFVGYVLFMTGVVEVGVLIGVPVPNEFVAWIIRTFKIPSLVVASGLVFGAIGFAIGFGIVVGIPYMRASEREREINMLLPDAISFMYALSIGGLNQLEILEAMAKADDTYGEVAREFQSIVQETEYFDTDYRTAIQKRALETPSDELAQFLTDMLSIVNSGGDMSDFLDDKKDKHMRTAKQEQEMTLETLELFGEMYMTLSLFPLLLIIILVIMSMLGQAQESMLYATVYGLIPLTGVGFLVLVSTVKQDDPGDGFLSPSDGGDRLEAATGAGLLHLGLIERYVGEFSVFDRIKSREGTYETVELLKQPHIFFREHPLFILGLTVPASLVLVGNAVWSGAAPRTFQEMVARPIWGTFIYVYVPVYVNFLPLAVFHTWNVRSRQAVISKLSDNLRKLSSANDTGLTLLESIRTVADTSTGKLADEFDVIHAKVEYGMSLRAALIEFNNRYHIPRLARTVKLVSKAQEASSQITAVLSTAAQASENQDDIARERKSRSRMQVVIIIMTYLTLLAVMAILKVKFLDVMAGLASQASSGGSGAGSSQFGGGIDTNLLSMLFFHAVTLQAILSGFIAGYIRDASLMSGVKFAVVLPTVALITFAFI; from the coding sequence ATGAGCCACGGGACCTCCGGTCCCGAGCGGTCGGCCGACTCGCTGGCGGACACGTTCTACCCCCTGTTCGAGTACCTCTTCGACGACGAGGGCGACTTCGTGGCCGACGTGGAGCGGAAGCTCGCCGAGGCCCGAATGCCCGATACCGTGGAACTGTACCTCTCGCGGGGACTCGCGGTCGGCGTCCTCTCGGGGGCGCTCCTCTGGTTGCTCGGGACGTTCGTCGGCTACGTCCTCTTTATGACGGGCGTCGTCGAAGTGGGGGTCCTCATCGGCGTGCCGGTGCCCAACGAGTTCGTCGCGTGGATAATCCGGACGTTCAAGATTCCCTCGCTGGTCGTCGCCAGCGGACTCGTCTTCGGCGCGATAGGCTTCGCCATCGGCTTCGGAATCGTCGTCGGCATCCCCTACATGCGGGCCAGCGAGCGCGAACGCGAGATAAACATGCTCCTGCCCGACGCCATCTCGTTTATGTACGCCCTCTCCATCGGCGGGCTGAACCAACTCGAAATCCTCGAAGCGATGGCGAAGGCCGACGACACCTACGGCGAGGTCGCCCGAGAGTTCCAGTCCATCGTCCAAGAGACCGAGTACTTCGACACCGACTACCGGACCGCCATCCAGAAACGGGCCTTGGAGACTCCGAGCGACGAACTCGCCCAGTTTCTGACCGACATGCTCTCCATCGTCAACTCCGGGGGCGACATGAGCGACTTCTTGGACGACAAGAAGGACAAGCACATGCGGACCGCCAAGCAGGAACAGGAGATGACCCTCGAAACGCTGGAACTGTTCGGCGAGATGTACATGACCCTCTCGCTGTTCCCCCTGCTTCTCATCATCATCCTCGTCATCATGTCGATGCTCGGGCAGGCCCAAGAGTCGATGCTCTACGCGACGGTCTACGGGCTGATTCCCCTGACGGGCGTCGGGTTCCTCGTGTTGGTCTCGACGGTCAAGCAGGACGACCCCGGCGACGGCTTCCTCAGTCCCTCGGACGGCGGTGACCGACTCGAAGCCGCGACCGGCGCGGGCCTGCTCCACCTCGGACTGATAGAGCGGTACGTCGGCGAGTTCTCGGTCTTCGACCGCATCAAGAGCCGCGAGGGCACCTACGAGACGGTCGAACTCCTCAAACAACCACACATTTTCTTCCGAGAACATCCCCTGTTCATCCTCGGGTTGACGGTCCCCGCGTCGCTCGTGCTGGTCGGCAACGCGGTCTGGTCCGGCGCGGCACCCCGGACGTTTCAGGAGATGGTCGCCCGGCCCATCTGGGGCACGTTCATCTACGTCTACGTCCCGGTGTACGTCAACTTCCTCCCGCTGGCCGTCTTCCACACGTGGAACGTCAGGTCCCGACAGGCCGTAATCAGCAAGCTCTCGGACAACCTCCGGAAGCTCTCGTCGGCCAACGACACCGGCCTCACCCTGCTGGAATCCATCCGAACCGTCGCCGACACCTCGACCGGAAAGCTCGCCGACGAGTTCGACGTGATTCACGCCAAGGTCGAGTACGGCATGAGTTTGAGAGCCGCGCTCATCGAGTTCAACAACCGGTATCACATCCCGCGGCTCGCTCGGACCGTGAAGCTGGTCTCGAAGGCACAGGAAGCGTCCAGCCAGATTACGGCCGTCCTCTCGACCGCCGCGCAGGCCAGCGAGAATCAGGACGACATCGCCCGCGAGCGCAAGTCCCGCTCGCGGATGCAGGTCGTCATCATCATCATGACCTACCTCACCCTGCTGGCGGTGATGGCCATCCTGAAGGTGAAGTTCCTCGACGTGATGGCCGGACTCGCCAGTCAGGCCTCCTCGGGCGGGAGCGGTGCTGGCTCGTCGCAGTTCGGCGGCGGCATCGACACCAACCTCCTGTCGATGCTGTTCTTCCACGCCGTGACCCTGCAAGCGATTCTGTCGGGGTTCATCGCGGGCTACATCCGGGACGCCTCGCTCATGTCCGGCGTGAAGTTCGCGGTCGTCCTGCCGACCGTCGCGCTGATAACCTTCGCGTTCATCTGA
- a CDS encoding DUF7287 family protein produces MLREISAPEDGRPPDEGDPRPADRRHSSRAQTSIDFVVGMSVFLLTVAFVVAFLPGVFEPFTATGSGDVLAADRTAGLLAEQVLADPASPGVFDPACTAEFFDAAGDGAAGVAGCQYTTDAANLDAALGLGPATAVNVTIENDGGVRSRGGVALAAGPAPPESESVVVARRVVLLGGDDVDLYVRVW; encoded by the coding sequence ATGCTCCGAGAAATCTCCGCTCCGGAAGACGGCCGACCGCCCGACGAGGGCGACCCCCGACCGGCCGACCGCAGGCACTCCTCGCGGGCACAGACCAGCATCGACTTCGTGGTCGGGATGAGCGTCTTCCTGCTGACCGTCGCGTTCGTCGTCGCGTTCCTGCCGGGCGTCTTCGAGCCGTTCACCGCGACCGGGTCGGGCGACGTGCTGGCGGCCGACCGGACTGCGGGCCTGCTGGCCGAGCAGGTGCTGGCCGACCCGGCGAGTCCCGGCGTGTTCGACCCGGCGTGTACCGCCGAGTTCTTCGACGCCGCGGGCGATGGCGCGGCCGGAGTCGCGGGGTGTCAGTACACCACCGACGCCGCCAATTTGGACGCCGCACTCGGACTCGGCCCGGCGACGGCGGTCAACGTCACGATAGAGAACGACGGGGGCGTCCGGTCCCGAGGAGGCGTCGCACTCGCGGCGGGACCGGCCCCGCCGGAGTCCGAGAGCGTGGTCGTCGCCCGCCGAGTCGTCCTGCTGGGCGGCGACGACGTGGACCTCTACGTGAGGGTGTGGTAG
- a CDS encoding DUF7288 family protein: protein MSGDAPRDRSGSRGRERARSRGRGQVHTLEAFTAALLVVSGVLFALQATAVTPLTASTSNQHIENQHRTAAADVLSAAAENGTLRPAVTFWNPAESAFVGAGGRGFYANGGPPNAFGAALNDTFGDLSTGGRRIAYNVEVTYRTADNGTRKQTMVYMGSPSDNAATATRTVALADDASLSGASGTVSSASFYAPDAAPNASFYNVMEVRIVVWQM, encoded by the coding sequence GTGTCGGGCGACGCTCCTCGCGACCGGTCTGGCTCTCGGGGCCGCGAGCGAGCACGCTCTCGCGGCCGCGGGCAAGTCCACACCCTCGAAGCGTTCACGGCCGCGCTACTGGTCGTCTCGGGCGTGCTGTTCGCGCTACAGGCGACCGCGGTCACGCCGCTGACCGCCAGCACGTCGAACCAACACATCGAGAATCAGCACCGGACCGCGGCCGCCGACGTGCTGTCGGCCGCGGCCGAGAACGGGACGCTCCGACCCGCGGTGACGTTCTGGAACCCGGCCGAGTCGGCGTTCGTCGGGGCTGGCGGCCGAGGGTTCTACGCCAACGGCGGGCCGCCCAACGCCTTCGGGGCCGCGCTGAACGACACGTTCGGCGACCTCTCGACCGGCGGGCGGCGCATCGCGTACAACGTCGAAGTCACGTACCGGACGGCGGACAACGGAACGCGAAAGCAGACGATGGTCTACATGGGGTCGCCCAGCGACAACGCGGCGACTGCGACCCGAACCGTCGCCCTCGCCGACGACGCGTCGCTCTCGGGCGCGAGCGGCACCGTCTCGTCGGCGAGCTTCTACGCGCCCGACGCCGCGCCCAACGCGAGTTTCTACAACGTCATGGAGGTGCGCATCGTCGTATGGCAGATGTGA
- a CDS encoding DUF7261 family protein: protein MADVRHRNGSRSGGGDRGGTADRSGDRGQLILVTGLAVAVTLVALVLLLNTVIYTQNLATRGAEIEDDAAVSFRQEAVAGVGEVVDAENRAEYTTRAEVEENVTAGVARYDRLASSYHASRGTIAQVDTETLALTEGRLLRQTNSSRNFTSASAASGWTLVEDAGAGGTAGVRGFTLTVNRDDLSDAKTGAFAVRVEEGGDQWLARVYDDGGAITVAVKNASETTADPVCSVTAASATVDLTSGTVGGTRCPALDWAKGVAAPYDVRFDNADDATGTYEVTVDTSAAATAVQTGNFAGPGASSSPRWAPAVYAAAFEIHFETPNVAFHTTVRAAPGEPR, encoded by the coding sequence ATGGCAGATGTGAGGCATCGAAACGGCAGTCGGTCCGGCGGCGGGGACCGCGGCGGGACCGCCGACCGCTCGGGCGACCGCGGCCAACTCATCCTCGTGACCGGTCTCGCGGTCGCGGTGACGCTGGTCGCGCTGGTCCTGCTGTTGAACACGGTCATCTACACGCAGAACCTCGCCACCCGAGGAGCCGAAATCGAAGACGACGCCGCGGTCTCGTTCCGACAGGAGGCCGTCGCGGGCGTCGGCGAGGTCGTGGACGCCGAGAACCGTGCCGAGTACACCACCCGAGCCGAAGTCGAGGAGAACGTCACCGCGGGGGTCGCGCGCTACGACAGGCTGGCGTCGAGCTACCACGCCAGTCGCGGGACCATCGCGCAGGTCGATACCGAGACGCTGGCGCTGACCGAGGGGCGACTCCTCCGACAGACGAACTCCTCGCGGAACTTCACGAGCGCGAGCGCGGCGAGCGGTTGGACGCTCGTCGAGGACGCCGGAGCGGGCGGGACGGCGGGCGTACGCGGGTTCACGCTGACGGTGAACCGCGACGACCTGAGCGACGCGAAGACCGGGGCGTTCGCGGTCCGCGTCGAGGAGGGCGGCGACCAGTGGCTGGCCCGCGTCTACGACGACGGCGGGGCCATCACCGTCGCGGTAAAGAACGCCAGCGAGACGACCGCCGACCCGGTCTGCTCGGTGACGGCGGCCTCGGCGACCGTGGACCTCACCTCGGGGACGGTCGGGGGAACGCGGTGTCCGGCCCTCGACTGGGCGAAGGGGGTCGCCGCGCCCTACGACGTGCGCTTCGATAACGCGGACGACGCGACCGGGACCTACGAGGTCACGGTGGACACGTCGGCGGCCGCGACGGCGGTTCAGACCGGGAACTTCGCCGGACCGGGAGCTTCGTCGTCGCCGCGGTGGGCACCCGCGGTGTACGCCGCCGCGTTCGAGATTCACTTCGAGACGCCGAACGTCGCGTTCCACACGACCGTCCGGGCCGCACCGGGTGAGCCGCGATGA
- a CDS encoding DUF7266 family protein: MTPRESGARRFGDDTRSVSITVNYALNLVVATLLVGGVLTATGGMVQDRRESAVRTELSVVGERVAADLMAADRLAEVGTAGPGTDPTVSLSVTLPERVGGTRYDVSIRTSPAVIVLQSDTPEVTVRVGFHHDTPVEETTVRGGDLRIELAGDGDVEVVPA, encoded by the coding sequence ATGACGCCCCGAGAGTCGGGCGCGCGGCGGTTCGGCGACGACACCCGGAGCGTCTCGATTACGGTCAACTACGCGCTCAACCTCGTCGTGGCGACGCTGCTCGTCGGTGGGGTGTTGACCGCGACGGGCGGGATGGTCCAAGACCGACGGGAGTCTGCGGTCCGGACCGAACTCTCGGTCGTCGGCGAGCGCGTCGCCGCGGACCTGATGGCCGCCGACAGGCTGGCCGAGGTCGGCACCGCCGGACCGGGCACCGACCCGACGGTCTCGCTGTCGGTGACGCTCCCCGAGCGCGTCGGCGGGACGCGCTACGACGTGTCGATTCGGACCTCGCCCGCCGTGATTGTCCTCCAGTCCGACACGCCCGAGGTGACGGTCCGGGTCGGGTTCCACCACGACACGCCGGTCGAGGAGACCACGGTCCGCGGCGGGGACCTCCGAATCGAGTTGGCGGGCGACGGCGACGTGGAGGTGGTCCCGGCGTGA
- a CDS encoding DUF7289 family protein yields MTGRSGGSGTLDRRGVSETIGFVFVFALVTASVGVVYTTGIGGLEDAREDEQLTNAVRAFDVLDDNVGDLTREGAPSRATELKLSDATLGFGDPVTVEVRVNHTATDANATYSATTRPLVYSGAAGDVVYSAGATFRVDDGAAAMRTEPGLLVDDRRSMVPLLVTYPRTDSGGIGGSSTVLLVAYRQSQGLDGTFDTGPDAADEARVNVTVDSPRAAAWGRYLEETGMTAVDGDASDGEVTYQFRTDHLLVSETVVEFDLKG; encoded by the coding sequence GTGACGGGGCGGTCCGGCGGGAGCGGGACGCTCGACCGACGCGGCGTCAGCGAGACCATCGGTTTCGTCTTCGTGTTCGCCTTGGTGACGGCCTCGGTCGGCGTGGTCTACACGACGGGCATCGGCGGTCTCGAAGACGCCCGCGAGGACGAGCAGTTGACCAACGCGGTCCGGGCGTTCGACGTGCTGGACGACAACGTCGGGGACCTGACCCGCGAGGGCGCGCCGAGTCGCGCGACCGAACTCAAACTCTCGGACGCGACGCTCGGGTTCGGCGACCCGGTGACCGTCGAAGTACGGGTCAACCACACCGCCACGGACGCCAACGCGACGTACTCGGCGACGACCCGGCCGCTGGTCTACTCCGGCGCGGCGGGCGACGTGGTGTACTCGGCGGGCGCGACGTTCCGCGTGGACGACGGCGCGGCCGCGATGCGCACCGAACCCGGCCTACTGGTGGACGACCGGCGCTCGATGGTGCCCCTACTGGTGACGTACCCGCGCACGGATTCGGGCGGCATCGGGGGCTCCTCGACGGTCCTGTTGGTCGCCTACCGCCAGTCGCAGGGACTCGACGGCACCTTCGACACGGGTCCCGACGCGGCCGACGAAGCGCGGGTCAACGTGACGGTGGATTCGCCCCGCGCCGCGGCGTGGGGCCGCTACCTCGAGGAGACCGGCATGACGGCCGTCGATGGCGACGCCAGCGACGGCGAGGTGACCTACCAGTTCCGGACCGACCACCTGCTGGTCTCCGAGACTGTCGTGGAGTTCGACCTGAAGGGCTGA